CGCGGAGTGGTACGAGCCGTGCATGCCGACCTCCCAGCCGCCGTCGTCTAAGGCGCGGATGACGTCGACGATCTCGTCGGCGGTGATATCGTACCGGCCCAGGTGCTGCACCCAGTTGGCCGGCGAGAGCCACTCTCGCGCGGGCCGGTCGGCCAGCAGGTGCTGCTCGTTCAGGAAGTAGAAGGCCGAGCGCACGCCCAACTCGGCCTCGAGGCGCATGATCTCCTCGAACTGCCAGTAGGGGTTCGACCCCGAGAGGGCGGTTCCGAGGTGGTAGCCCGGTCGTCCTTGCGTCGCGTAGTACAGCGACCGGACCCCCTTGTACGGCCGGTCGACGTCGTGAGTCAGACAGAGGGCGAACTCGGCGTCCTGGGGCACCTCCTCGACGCGTGTGCTCTGCTGGACCGGGTCCTCGGCGGCGCCAGTCTCGTCCTCGTCTCGGTTCCCGGCAGCCGCCGGCCGAGACTCTCGTTCCGTTCGGTTCGCGTCGGTCATCCGTCTATCAACCGGGTAGGCCCGGTCGCTTCGTCGGTCGTCTCGTCATCGGTGACGGTACCGTCGCTCGAGGGCGATCGCTGGGGGATTGTCGATCGCCATCTTCGTCGGCGTCTCGAACGCCTGCGGCGGGGACGGGATCGCAGCGGCAGCGGCGCCCGCCGGTCACGGCTCGAGGGACGATATCGCCGGATCGTATCGCTCATTCCACTGTCACTCTCACCGGCACCGATACGATAGTAAATGACGACATTACGGATTTATTCGAAGTCCGTAACGGCGACTGATCGCCGCAGATGGAGAGCGAACGGGGAACCCGACCGCAAAACGGCGATTGGTCGATCGACTAGTCCCGATTTCCAGGGCCGGCCTTCGAGCGGTCGTTCCGTCCGCTGCGTCCGAGGAGGAGCCGTTTCACACCCGCCAGACACTCCCGGAGGACGGGCGCACCGTCGATCAGCCAGACGAGTACCGCGCCGAGTGCGAGCGCGATCTGGACCGTTCGATACGTCGAGAGATCACCGGCCGCCAACTCGTTGCGATACCGAGCGAAGAACTGAAAGAACTGGTCGAAAAGCCCCTGGGCTCGACTCCGCGTCGGCACCGTCGCGACCGGCCAGAGGACGATCTCGGGGTAGACGACCCCGCCGCGGAGGTAGCCGTCGAGGATGTCCGAGGGAAGGTGCAGGAGGTAGCCGATCGCGAACGCGATGCCGGCTCGCGTCCGGCCGACTGACCGAGCGAGGAGACCGGCGGCGACTCCGAGCGGCACCGCGAAGAAAATCGAATGCCCGAGCGCGTATCCCGTCTCGAACACCTCGAACTCCCAGGCTAGCGGTTTGTCGATGACGTCGGGCAGTACCGACGCGATCACGGCCGCGAGCGCTTCCGGGCCGTCAGGCGACTCCCGGTAGTAGAGGCGACTCACGAGCGAGTAGACGAGGTAGCCGACGATCGCGTGCTCCCATGGCCACATCAGGGTACGACAGCCGCCCGACCGGGTTAGTTATGGACGTGATATCCGCCGCCCGGTCGCGATCCGCGACTGTAACGAGGTTCGATCGATACTGTCGCCCACCGTGATCGCCCGCCGGTAACGACCGCATACCGCCTCGAGTTCACCGGCCGCTCTTGCTGGAAAATCCACGCCGGCTCCGAGACGGCGGTGTTTTCTCGGTCAGAAAAACCGGACAGCTTTTCATATCAGTACCAGAACGATTCAGCTACCAGTGAGTGAGGAGACTGACCTGTCGACGGTGCTCGCAGTCCTCGACGACGAGTACGCACGGGAAATCCTCACGCATACGAGCGTCGAACCCATGTCTGCCAGTACTTTGAGCGAACGGTGTGATGCGTCCCTGCCGACGATCTATCGTCGGCTCGATCGCCTCGAGGAGTGTCGCCTCGTCACCGAAGAGACGGAGCTCGCACCCGACGGGAACCACTACAGCGTCTACAGCGCGAACCTCGATAACCTGGAACTCTCGCTGGAAGACGGGACGTTCGACCTCGAAGTATCGTATCGCGACGAGGACGTCGCGGACAAGTTCACCCGAATGTGGGAGGGGATGCGATGAGCGCCCCCGTCCGGCTCGACGAGGCGACGCTGTTCGAACTCCTGACCGTCGCGAGTCTCTTCCTCGTCGCAATCCTCGGGACGCTCATCGCGTATCAGGCTTACCGGGGCTACCGTCGCAACGACGCCCCTTCGATGCTCTATCTCGCCGGCGGCTTGCTGTTGCTGACGCTCTGTCCGTTCCTCGTCAACGTCACGATCACGACCGCGACCGAACTCGAGCAGGTCGTGACTGCCTTCCTCGAGAACGTGAGCCGGCTGCTCGGGCTGCTCGCGATCATGTACTCGCTGTACGGGCAGCATTGAGGTCGACGGCACGGTGAGACTGGCCGGCGAACACGAACGAACCGGACGTGTTCGCGCGAGCGATCACGACCGTGAGGGCCGAAGCGAACGCGGACCGGATGCGGATGAAGGGGGAGGACCGTTTCGAGGGTGGCAGGCGGATCGAACGACCCAATGCGAGCCGTGGGAAACGGCGATGGAGAGGGGAGGTGAGTGTCGTTCGATCCGGGATCGGGCAGTGGGGATCGGCGGGACGTGATCGCGGTACGGGATCGGACCTATCACGTCCCCGTCCATCCCTTTCGACGCTACCATATTAGTGGTGCAAGCGCGTTTTCTCGGTCGGAAAACGCCCCGTCGCCGAAAGCGTCCGGCGCCGCGTTCTTGGTACTGGGCTTCCTGCAGCCGATATGCAGTATCTGGTCGGCACCGACTCCGTACACACGACCGCAGCGATCTGTGACTACCTGGACGGCCGGACGACGAGCGACGATTCGGTGACGGTCGTCGCCGCCATCGACGATGATACGGCCCGCCAGGACGCCCAGGAAGCGCTCAACGTCGCCCCGGTTCGTCTCGCAACCGTCGACGATGTCGACACGGACGTCCGAGACGGCGACCCCGCATCGATCCTCCGGGATGTCGCCGACGAGATCGGCGCCGACGAACTCGTCATCGGCGCCCGCAGCGGCAACCCGGACGCGACGGCCGCCCTCGGGTCGACGGCGCAGGCTATCCTCGAGTCGGCGACGCGGCCGGTCGTGGTCGTTCCGGTGCCGGAACTCTAACCGCTGGGCGGGCCGAGCAACAACTCAACTCGCGTCGGGAAACGGATCCTCGAGTTCGCCACCCTCGTCGTACTCGTCGCGGACGGCCTCGACGTGGCGCTCGAGGTCGGGATTCGAGGCGCTGACGTCGCCGGTTCCCGGAACCGACGGCCCCGGGGTCGTGAATCCCTCGACGCCGGTGACGACCGGGCCGTAGGCGAACGTCTGCTCGGGGAACGCCTCGGAGACCGTGACGGTCCGGTCGCCGTCGACGCCGCCGATCGGCTCCGTTATCGTCCCGACCCGCCCCGACTCGTCCCACCAGAACAGCGAGAGCATGGTCTCCTCGAGGTCGCCGACGATCCGCACCGTCTCGCGGTCGAGAAACTCGATCGCGACCGTCTCGTCGGTGCCGGACTGCTCGCTGCCCCCGTCGGTGCGTATCTGTGCATCCGATGATCGACTGCGTGCCGTCTCTCGGTCCTGCGCTCGTCGGCCCGTCTCGACGAGTCTCGCCGCTCGGACGCCGCGAGCCGTGCGACCGAGGACGCCGCGCTCGAGTCGAGCCGTTCGCGATCGAATCGCGCGACCCGCCAGAGTCCGATTCCAGGGAAACGTAGCCATCGTTCCCGTGTTTCCCGACTCCCCGTATCAATCATTTTTCGGCGCCCGATGACTGTCATCGAGACCGATACGTCTGCACCGCTCGAGGCGACCGTCCCCGAGGGACCCGCAATTAAGACCCGCTGGCCCGTACGACCCGGCGAATGACAGGCACCCACCATCGATT
This portion of the Halopiger aswanensis genome encodes:
- a CDS encoding metal-dependent hydrolase, translating into MWPWEHAIVGYLVYSLVSRLYYRESPDGPEALAAVIASVLPDVIDKPLAWEFEVFETGYALGHSIFFAVPLGVAAGLLARSVGRTRAGIAFAIGYLLHLPSDILDGYLRGGVVYPEIVLWPVATVPTRSRAQGLFDQFFQFFARYRNELAAGDLSTYRTVQIALALGAVLVWLIDGAPVLRECLAGVKRLLLGRSGRNDRSKAGPGNRD
- a CDS encoding ArsR/SmtB family transcription factor, which produces MSEETDLSTVLAVLDDEYAREILTHTSVEPMSASTLSERCDASLPTIYRRLDRLEECRLVTEETELAPDGNHYSVYSANLDNLELSLEDGTFDLEVSYRDEDVADKFTRMWEGMR
- a CDS encoding DUF7521 family protein; the encoded protein is MSAPVRLDEATLFELLTVASLFLVAILGTLIAYQAYRGYRRNDAPSMLYLAGGLLLLTLCPFLVNVTITTATELEQVVTAFLENVSRLLGLLAIMYSLYGQH
- a CDS encoding universal stress protein yields the protein MQYLVGTDSVHTTAAICDYLDGRTTSDDSVTVVAAIDDDTARQDAQEALNVAPVRLATVDDVDTDVRDGDPASILRDVADEIGADELVIGARSGNPDATAALGSTAQAILESATRPVVVVPVPEL